In one window of Bradyrhizobium sp. AZCC 1721 DNA:
- the hpaE gene encoding 5-carboxymethyl-2-hydroxymuconate semialdehyde dehydrogenase has translation MDKPTPKSGDVFQANRDRAAPLLAKLKSEGIGHMIDGKTVPSVSGQTFETKSPVDGAVLASVARGNAEDIDRAATAAATAFKSWRDMPAAARKKLLHRVADAIEDHADDIAVLECIDTGQAHRFMAKAAIRAAENFRFFADKCGEARDGLNTPSEEHWNISTRVPIGPVGVITPWNTPFMLSTWKIAPALAAGCTVVHKPAEWSPVTADLLAKLAKQAGLPDGVLNTVHGMGEEAGKALTEHPAIKAIGFVGESSTGSAIMAQGAPTLKRVHFELGGKNPVIVFDDADLDRALDAVVFMIYSLNGERCTSSSRLLVQQGIADEFIEKLTARVKALKVGHPLDPATEIGPLINERHLAKVCSYFDIARKDGATIAVGGRPHDGPGGGHYVQPTLVTGAHSNMRVAQEEVFGPFLTVIPFKDEKDAIDIANGVQYGLTGYVWTGDMGRALRVADALEAGMIWLNSENVRHLPTPFGGMKASGIGRDGGDYSFEFYMETKHVSLARGTHKIQRLGV, from the coding sequence ATGGATAAGCCCACGCCGAAATCAGGCGATGTGTTCCAGGCCAACCGCGACCGCGCAGCCCCACTGCTCGCCAAATTGAAGAGCGAGGGCATTGGCCACATGATCGACGGCAAGACCGTGCCGTCGGTCTCCGGCCAGACATTTGAGACGAAGTCCCCGGTTGATGGCGCAGTGCTGGCATCGGTCGCGCGCGGCAATGCCGAAGACATCGACCGCGCCGCAACCGCCGCCGCAACGGCTTTCAAATCCTGGCGCGACATGCCTGCCGCTGCGCGGAAAAAATTGCTGCATCGCGTGGCCGACGCGATCGAGGACCACGCCGACGATATCGCGGTGCTGGAATGCATCGACACCGGCCAGGCCCACCGCTTCATGGCCAAAGCCGCGATCCGGGCGGCGGAGAACTTCCGCTTCTTTGCCGATAAGTGCGGCGAAGCCCGAGACGGCCTCAACACGCCCTCCGAGGAGCACTGGAACATCTCGACCCGAGTGCCGATCGGCCCGGTCGGCGTGATCACGCCGTGGAACACGCCGTTCATGCTGTCGACCTGGAAGATCGCGCCGGCGCTGGCCGCCGGCTGCACCGTCGTGCACAAGCCGGCCGAATGGTCACCGGTTACGGCGGACCTGCTGGCGAAGCTTGCGAAACAGGCCGGCCTGCCGGACGGCGTGCTCAACACGGTCCATGGCATGGGTGAGGAAGCGGGCAAGGCGCTGACCGAACATCCCGCCATCAAGGCGATCGGGTTCGTCGGCGAGAGTTCGACCGGTTCCGCGATCATGGCGCAGGGCGCCCCCACCCTGAAGCGCGTGCATTTTGAACTCGGGGGCAAGAACCCCGTAATCGTGTTCGACGACGCCGATCTCGACCGGGCACTCGATGCGGTGGTCTTCATGATCTACTCGCTCAACGGCGAGCGCTGCACCTCGTCGAGCCGGCTGCTGGTGCAGCAAGGTATCGCCGATGAATTCATCGAAAAGCTGACCGCAAGGGTGAAGGCCCTGAAGGTCGGGCACCCGCTCGACCCGGCGACCGAAATTGGGCCGCTGATCAATGAGCGGCATCTTGCAAAAGTCTGCAGCTATTTTGACATCGCCAGAAAGGACGGCGCCACCATCGCGGTGGGTGGCAGGCCGCACGACGGCCCCGGCGGCGGGCATTACGTGCAGCCGACCCTCGTCACCGGCGCGCACTCAAACATGCGCGTGGCGCAGGAGGAAGTGTTCGGCCCGTTCCTGACCGTGATCCCGTTCAAGGATGAGAAGGACGCCATCGACATCGCCAACGGCGTGCAATACGGCCTGACCGGCTATGTCTGGACCGGCGATATGGGGCGCGCGCTCCGCGTGGCGGACGCGCTGGAGGCCGGCATGATCTGGCTCAATTCCGAAAACGTCCGCCATCTGCCGACGCCGTTCGGTGGCATGAAAGCTTCAGGCATCGGCCGCGACGGCGGCGACTACTCGTTCGAGTTCTATATGGAAACCAAGCACGTCTCGCTCGCCCGCGGGACGCATAAGATTCAGAGACTGGGAGTGTAA
- a CDS encoding 5-carboxymethyl-2-hydroxymuconate Delta-isomerase, producing the protein MPHFTIEYSANLDGRVDIGAVVELVRKAAVETGIFPLGGIRVRAIKCEHYAIANGRPDFGFLDMVLRLGEGRDLATRKKAGEHIFKALSAYLDPVFANNKFALSFDMQINDKETSWKRNNIHEAVKLVTAHG; encoded by the coding sequence ATGCCGCACTTCACGATTGAATATTCAGCCAATCTCGATGGGCGCGTCGACATTGGCGCGGTGGTGGAACTGGTCCGGAAGGCGGCGGTGGAAACCGGCATCTTCCCGCTCGGGGGTATCCGCGTCCGCGCCATCAAATGCGAGCACTATGCGATCGCCAACGGACGGCCGGATTTTGGTTTTCTCGACATGGTGCTGCGGCTCGGCGAAGGCCGCGACCTCGCCACCCGCAAGAAGGCCGGCGAACATATTTTCAAGGCCTTATCGGCCTACCTTGATCCGGTGTTTGCGAACAACAAGTTTGCGCTGTCGTTCGACATGCAGATCAACGACAAGGAAACGAGCTGGAAACGCAACAATATCCACGAAGCTGTGAAACTGGTGACCGCCCATGGATAA
- the hpaH gene encoding 2-oxo-hept-4-ene-1,7-dioate hydratase, with the protein MALSRDEIRSAAERLDAAEKTRKQIRQLSLEHPGITIEDAYAIQKAWVEMKVAQGRTVKGHKIGLTSKAMQSALNIDEPDSGILLDDMFFADGGLVPSDRFIATRIEAELAFVMKSRLAGPDSTMFDVLNATDFVVPALEILDTRVERIDPQTKATRKIFDTIADNAANAGIVLGGRPIRPMDADLRWIGALCFRNGQLEETGLAAGVLNHPATSVAWLANKIAPNGLALEAGQVVLAGSFIRPIETRKGDTIQADYGPYGSVSCYFA; encoded by the coding sequence ATGGCCCTTTCCAGAGACGAGATCCGAAGCGCCGCCGAGCGGCTCGATGCCGCCGAGAAGACCCGCAAACAGATCCGGCAGCTTTCGCTTGAACATCCCGGCATAACGATCGAGGATGCCTACGCTATTCAAAAAGCTTGGGTCGAGATGAAGGTCGCGCAGGGGCGCACCGTGAAGGGCCACAAGATCGGCCTGACCTCGAAGGCAATGCAGAGCGCGCTCAATATTGACGAGCCTGACTCCGGCATCCTGCTCGATGACATGTTCTTTGCCGACGGCGGGCTTGTGCCTTCAGATCGTTTCATCGCCACCCGCATCGAGGCCGAACTGGCCTTCGTGATGAAGTCGCGGCTGGCTGGACCTGATAGCACGATGTTCGACGTCCTTAACGCCACCGATTTCGTGGTGCCCGCGCTGGAGATTCTGGATACGCGGGTCGAGCGGATCGATCCGCAGACCAAGGCGACCCGGAAGATTTTCGACACCATCGCCGACAACGCCGCGAATGCCGGCATCGTGCTCGGCGGCCGCCCGATCCGGCCAATGGACGCCGACCTGCGCTGGATCGGCGCGCTCTGTTTCCGCAACGGTCAGCTTGAAGAGACCGGGCTTGCGGCCGGAGTCCTCAATCATCCCGCCACGTCGGTAGCCTGGCTTGCCAACAAGATCGCACCGAATGGGTTGGCGCTCGAAGCCGGCCAAGTGGTGCTGGCGGGCTCGTTCATCCGACCGATCGAAACCCGCAAAGGCGACACGATCCAGGCAGATTATGGACCTTACGGTTCGGTGAGTTGCTACTTCGCCTGA
- the hpaR gene encoding homoprotocatechuate degradation operon regulator HpaR — protein MREFSRSLPMSLLRAREAVMRQFRPSLRNHGLTEQQWRILRALTAVDTIEVTELARVAFLLGPSLSRILRDLEARDLIERRTAKADLRRGEVSISSKGLKLIEAVAPTSEAIYAEITHRFGARKLAELQDMLGELERSLAAMEVAGEGEAEADE, from the coding sequence ATGCGCGAATTCTCGCGCTCGCTGCCGATGTCGCTCTTGCGCGCGCGCGAAGCCGTGATGCGCCAGTTCCGTCCGTCGTTGCGCAATCATGGGCTGACCGAGCAGCAATGGCGGATCCTGCGCGCGCTGACGGCGGTGGATACCATCGAGGTGACCGAGCTGGCACGCGTCGCCTTCCTGCTGGGGCCGAGCCTATCGCGAATCCTGCGCGATCTCGAAGCGCGCGATCTGATCGAACGCCGCACGGCCAAGGCAGATCTTCGCCGCGGCGAGGTGTCGATCTCCTCCAAGGGGCTGAAGCTGATCGAGGCCGTCGCGCCCACCTCGGAAGCGATCTACGCCGAGATCACGCACCGTTTTGGAGCGCGCAAGCTCGCCGAATTGCAGGACATGCTGGGCGAACTCGAGCGCAGCCTTGCCGCGATGGAGGTAGCGGGTGAGGGCGAGGCCGAAGCAGACGAGTAG
- a CDS encoding malate/lactate/ureidoglycolate dehydrogenase: MVTIKVNNLIDFVAEVFSHSESSPEEARRIATYLTTANLTGHDSHGVIRVPVYIRWKKTGNVVPNQTPEIVVDTPSLAVVDGKFGYGQTVTPFAVRTGIEKCKKAGLSAIALRNAGHIGRVGDWAEMAAAEGLVSVHFVNAAGSLLVAPYGGVQKRLSTAPYCVGIPRQRQDPIVLDFATSIVAEGKVLVASRGGKKLPTGALVDADGTLSEEPSVLYGPYTPDGPRDHTKGTGAIRAFGEHKGSGLAFICELLGGALTGTGATSGGRQFANGMLAFYIDPKVIDTANYFDDEISRYTDFIRETKPIAGVESVLVPGDPERKMRAERTRNGVPLPDDTWAAIVNTAREVGVSEASIQRATS; encoded by the coding sequence ATGGTCACAATAAAAGTCAACAATCTGATCGACTTCGTCGCAGAGGTTTTTTCTCATTCGGAATCCTCGCCCGAGGAAGCAAGGCGCATCGCTACTTATCTCACGACAGCCAATCTCACCGGCCATGACAGCCACGGCGTGATCCGGGTTCCGGTCTATATCCGCTGGAAGAAGACGGGCAACGTCGTTCCAAATCAGACCCCTGAGATCGTCGTCGACACCCCGTCGCTCGCCGTGGTCGATGGCAAGTTCGGCTATGGTCAGACCGTGACGCCATTCGCGGTGCGGACCGGCATTGAGAAGTGCAAGAAGGCGGGACTGTCAGCCATCGCGCTGCGCAACGCCGGCCACATCGGCCGCGTCGGCGACTGGGCTGAGATGGCCGCCGCCGAAGGGCTAGTATCGGTGCACTTCGTCAATGCCGCCGGCTCGCTGCTGGTCGCGCCGTATGGCGGTGTCCAGAAACGGCTCTCGACCGCGCCTTACTGCGTCGGCATTCCGCGCCAGAGGCAAGATCCGATCGTGCTCGATTTTGCCACCTCGATCGTTGCCGAAGGCAAGGTGCTGGTCGCCAGCCGCGGCGGCAAAAAGCTTCCGACCGGCGCACTGGTCGATGCCGACGGCACGCTGAGCGAGGAGCCGTCCGTGCTCTACGGTCCCTACACGCCGGACGGGCCGCGCGACCACACCAAGGGCACGGGCGCGATCCGCGCGTTCGGCGAGCACAAGGGCTCGGGGTTGGCGTTCATCTGCGAACTGCTCGGCGGAGCGCTGACCGGCACCGGCGCCACTTCGGGTGGCCGGCAGTTCGCCAACGGCATGCTTGCCTTCTATATCGATCCCAAGGTGATCGACACGGCCAACTATTTCGACGACGAAATCTCGCGCTATACCGACTTCATCCGGGAGACCAAGCCGATCGCCGGCGTCGAGTCCGTGCTGGTCCCGGGTGACCCCGAACGCAAGATGCGCGCCGAGCGCACCAGGAACGGCGTGCCGCTGCCTGATGATACCTGGGCTGCAATCGTCAACACCGCCCGCGAGGTCGGCGTCAGCGAAGCGAGCATTCAGCGCGCGACCAGCTAA
- a CDS encoding HpcH/HpaI aldolase family protein encodes MATNNVKKVWASGKAVVNAWLAIPSGFSAEVIAQCGFDSVTVDMQHGVQDYLSMVQCFQAMNGHPVTPMVRVPWNEPGIIGKVLDGGAYGVICPMINTKEEAKNLVQYSKYPPKGTRSNGPIRSGMYGSAGSYQQTANDEIVLLPMMETRTAVENMESILDVEGIDGVYIGPSDLGFSYGLVPKLDRDEPEILKIYEKIVKECGKRGLNPGIHCSGAEGAVRAINMGFKLVTLSNESGLMMTYAKMQVNQTRKDSGGKA; translated from the coding sequence ATGGCAACCAACAACGTCAAGAAAGTATGGGCCTCGGGCAAGGCCGTGGTGAACGCATGGCTCGCGATCCCGTCCGGCTTCTCGGCCGAAGTGATCGCGCAATGCGGCTTCGACAGCGTTACCGTCGACATGCAGCACGGCGTGCAGGACTATCTTTCGATGGTGCAATGCTTTCAGGCGATGAACGGTCATCCGGTGACGCCGATGGTCCGCGTGCCCTGGAACGAGCCCGGCATCATCGGCAAGGTGCTCGACGGCGGCGCCTATGGCGTGATCTGCCCGATGATCAACACCAAGGAGGAGGCGAAGAACCTCGTCCAGTATTCCAAGTATCCGCCGAAGGGCACGCGCTCGAACGGCCCGATCCGCTCCGGCATGTATGGCTCGGCCGGTTCTTACCAGCAGACGGCGAACGACGAGATTGTGCTGCTGCCGATGATGGAGACCAGGACGGCGGTCGAAAACATGGAGTCGATCCTCGACGTCGAAGGCATAGACGGCGTCTATATCGGCCCGTCCGACCTCGGTTTCTCCTATGGCCTGGTGCCGAAGCTCGACCGCGACGAACCTGAAATACTCAAGATCTACGAGAAGATCGTCAAGGAATGCGGCAAGCGCGGGCTCAATCCCGGCATCCACTGCTCGGGTGCCGAGGGCGCGGTGCGCGCCATCAACATGGGCTTCAAGCTCGTGACGCTGTCGAACGAGAGCGGCCTGATGATGACCTACGCCAAGATGCAGGTGAATCAGACCCGCAAGGATAGCGGCGGGAAGGCGTAA
- a CDS encoding UxaA family hydrolase, with the protein MTTPAPVIRLHPDDGVLIARASLPPGMVVAEGVTTTERIPAGHKVAIRPIAAGEPVRRYGQIIGFATAPIAPGQHVHTQNCGMGDFAKDYAYGVDVKPVPNFDLPASFDGIRRADGRVATRNYIGILTSVNCSAHVAGIVADMFKKNPFTGDNPLADYPNVDGVVALTHKTGCGMTQNEPLALLRRTLGGYARHANFSHVVVLGLGCEVNQIGGLMEEQKLAGRLRAMDIQEVGGTRKTVEAGIAFVKEALTDANKVKREKVAASELTVALQCGGSDGYSGVSANPALGAASDLLVRHGGTVILSETPETYGAEHLLTRRAVSREVGEKLVGLMRWWEEYTRREGAEMNANPSPGNKAGGLTTILEKSLGAMAKAGSTNLVDVLNYAEPITKKGFVFMDTPGYDPVAATGQVAGGANMVCFTTGRGSVFGCKPAPSIKLATNTPMYKRMEDDMDVNCGTILDGEETVQQCGQRIFELMLKTASGQPTKSESFDFGGAEFAPWVLGATM; encoded by the coding sequence ATGACCACCCCGGCACCCGTGATCCGCCTGCACCCTGACGATGGCGTGCTGATCGCGCGCGCGAGCTTGCCGCCGGGGATGGTGGTGGCCGAGGGCGTCACCACAACCGAACGGATTCCTGCCGGCCATAAGGTCGCGATCAGGCCGATCGCCGCAGGCGAGCCGGTCCGCCGCTACGGCCAGATCATCGGCTTTGCCACCGCGCCGATCGCGCCGGGCCAGCACGTGCACACGCAAAACTGCGGCATGGGCGATTTTGCCAAGGACTATGCCTATGGCGTCGACGTCAAGCCGGTGCCGAATTTCGATCTGCCCGCCAGCTTCGACGGCATTCGCCGCGCCGACGGCCGTGTGGCGACGCGCAACTATATCGGGATCCTCACCTCGGTGAATTGCAGCGCCCATGTCGCCGGCATCGTCGCCGACATGTTCAAGAAGAATCCATTCACTGGCGATAACCCGCTGGCCGACTATCCGAACGTCGACGGTGTGGTGGCGCTGACCCACAAGACCGGCTGCGGCATGACGCAGAACGAACCGCTGGCATTGTTGCGGCGGACACTCGGCGGCTACGCGCGGCACGCAAATTTCTCCCATGTGGTCGTGCTGGGCCTTGGCTGCGAGGTCAATCAGATCGGCGGGCTGATGGAGGAGCAGAAGCTCGCGGGACGTTTGCGCGCGATGGACATCCAGGAAGTCGGCGGCACCCGCAAGACGGTGGAGGCCGGCATCGCCTTCGTGAAGGAGGCGCTGACCGACGCCAATAAAGTAAAGCGCGAGAAGGTCGCAGCCAGCGAATTGACGGTGGCGCTGCAATGCGGCGGCTCCGACGGTTACTCCGGCGTATCGGCCAATCCGGCGCTGGGTGCTGCGAGCGATCTGCTGGTGCGCCACGGCGGCACCGTGATCCTCTCGGAGACGCCGGAGACTTATGGCGCCGAGCATCTGCTGACGCGGCGCGCCGTCAGCCGCGAGGTTGGCGAAAAACTCGTCGGCCTGATGCGCTGGTGGGAAGAATACACCAGGCGCGAAGGCGCCGAGATGAACGCCAATCCAAGCCCCGGCAACAAGGCCGGCGGACTCACCACCATCCTGGAAAAATCATTGGGCGCGATGGCGAAGGCCGGCAGCACCAATCTGGTCGACGTGCTCAACTATGCTGAGCCGATCACCAAGAAGGGTTTTGTCTTCATGGACACGCCCGGCTACGACCCGGTTGCGGCGACAGGCCAGGTCGCGGGCGGCGCCAACATGGTCTGCTTCACCACGGGCCGCGGCAGCGTGTTCGGCTGCAAGCCCGCGCCCTCGATCAAGCTCGCGACCAACACGCCGATGTACAAGCGCATGGAAGATGACATGGACGTCAATTGCGGCACCATCCTCGACGGCGAGGAGACCGTGCAGCAATGCGGCCAGCGCATTTTCGAATTGATGCTGAAAACGGCATCCGGCCAGCCGACCAAAAGCGAGAGTTTTGATTTCGGTGGTGCCGAGTTCGCGCCGTGGGTGCTTGGGGCGACAATGTAG
- a CDS encoding IS110 family transposase, whose protein sequence is MNDIIRIGVDTSKSVFQLHGVDAAERPVLRKRLRRRDFLSFFGKLPPTEVGLEACGGAHYWARELMALGHEPKLLPAQHVKPYVQRNKNDKQDADAICEAMSRPRMSFVRVKSVEEQAAQMLMTMRQRLIDYRTQLINTIRGHAAEFGLAAAKGPAHVEPLLTRIAEDGTVPALAKELFAIHGQEYDRLRGELREIEAKLKAWHRQNEMSRRLAEVDAIGPIGGCLLTIKAPNPQVFRCGRDFAAWMGLTPKDHSTAGKMRLGVITRAGDESLRRTLVVGATSVIKQVRKGKAHPSPWLRDLVARKPPKLAAVALANKVARIAWKLMVSGERYDAARAGIVSPRPSVAPCSPRQGRCAPPAAVAFGQP, encoded by the coding sequence ATGAACGATATTATCCGAATTGGTGTCGACACGTCCAAGAGTGTTTTCCAGCTGCATGGCGTTGATGCGGCCGAGCGGCCGGTGCTGCGCAAAAGGCTGCGCCGGCGCGATTTCCTGAGCTTTTTCGGCAAGCTGCCGCCGACCGAGGTCGGCCTGGAAGCCTGCGGCGGGGCGCACTACTGGGCGCGCGAACTGATGGCGCTGGGACATGAGCCGAAGCTGCTGCCGGCGCAGCACGTGAAGCCGTATGTCCAGCGCAATAAGAACGACAAGCAAGATGCCGACGCGATCTGCGAGGCAATGAGCCGGCCGCGCATGAGCTTCGTGAGGGTCAAGAGTGTGGAAGAGCAAGCGGCGCAAATGTTGATGACGATGCGCCAGCGGCTGATCGACTATCGCACGCAGCTCATCAACACCATCCGCGGTCACGCGGCCGAGTTCGGCCTCGCGGCCGCCAAAGGGCCTGCCCATGTCGAGCCGCTGCTGACGCGCATTGCCGAAGACGGAACGGTGCCCGCGCTTGCCAAAGAGCTGTTCGCCATCCACGGTCAGGAGTACGACCGGCTGAGGGGTGAGCTGCGCGAGATCGAAGCGAAGCTGAAGGCCTGGCACCGGCAGAACGAGATGAGCCGCCGCCTTGCCGAGGTCGATGCCATCGGCCCGATCGGCGGTTGTCTGCTGACGATCAAGGCTCCCAATCCGCAGGTCTTCCGCTGTGGCCGCGACTTTGCGGCCTGGATGGGCTTGACCCCGAAGGATCATTCTACCGCAGGTAAAATGCGGCTCGGCGTCATTACCCGCGCCGGCGATGAGAGCTTGCGCCGCACCCTGGTGGTGGGCGCCACCTCGGTGATCAAGCAGGTTCGCAAAGGCAAGGCTCATCCCTCGCCCTGGCTGCGCGATCTGGTGGCGCGCAAGCCGCCGAAGCTCGCCGCCGTGGCGCTCGCCAACAAGGTGGCGCGCATTGCCTGGAAACTGATGGTCAGCGGCGAACGCTACGACGCGGCACGCGCCGGCATCGTCTCTCCGAGGCCGAGTGTAGCGCCGTGCTCGCCTCGTCAAGGCCGCTGCGCGCCGCCTGCGGCGGTGGCCTTCGGCCAGCCTTGA